In the Methylophilus sp. 5 genome, one interval contains:
- the pyrE gene encoding orotate phosphoribosyltransferase encodes MTANTLSADFIAFSIQKQVLRFGEFKTKAGRLSPYFFNAGLFDDGESMLKLGEFYANSILQSGLQFDMLFGPAYKGIPLVTAISVAFARMGKNYPYAYNRKEAKDHGEGGTLVGATLKGRVLIIDDVISAGTSIRESVELIRNAGATPCAVSIALDRQEKGLGELSAVQEVEQTNQMPVVSIAKLADLFAYLQGNDNLAQYFPAIEAYRAQYCVR; translated from the coding sequence ATGACTGCCAACACACTCAGTGCCGATTTTATTGCTTTTTCCATCCAGAAACAGGTATTACGCTTTGGTGAATTTAAAACCAAAGCCGGGCGCTTGAGCCCTTATTTTTTTAACGCTGGCCTGTTTGACGATGGCGAAAGCATGCTCAAACTGGGCGAATTTTACGCTAACAGCATTCTACAGTCTGGCTTGCAATTCGACATGCTGTTTGGGCCCGCTTATAAAGGTATTCCGCTGGTCACGGCCATCAGCGTCGCCTTTGCGCGTATGGGAAAAAATTACCCTTACGCCTACAACCGCAAAGAAGCCAAAGACCATGGCGAGGGCGGCACGCTAGTCGGCGCCACACTCAAAGGCCGCGTGCTGATTATTGATGACGTGATTTCGGCAGGCACCTCTATCCGCGAGTCTGTAGAGTTGATTCGCAACGCTGGCGCCACGCCTTGCGCCGTGAGCATTGCTTTAGACCGTCAGGAAAAAGGCTTGGGTGAATTATCTGCCGTGCAAGAAGTGGAGCAAACCAACCAGATGCCGGTGGTCAGCATCGCCAAACTGGCCGACCTGTTTGCCTACTTGCAAGGCAACGACAACCTGGCGCAATATTTCCCGGCGATTGAAGCGTATCGCGCGCAATATTGCGTACGATAA
- a CDS encoding YidB family protein, protein MGLFDSVAGAMMNKVMGDKGPLATLAMELFQQYGGLPGILQALKNGGLTEQVDSWVGTGANQNVNAQQIGAALGSSVLAGLAGKLNMTSDELTGKIAEHLPDVVNQLTPNGAVENNPALIMSRLMGMLK, encoded by the coding sequence ATGGGATTATTCGATAGCGTCGCCGGTGCCATGATGAACAAAGTCATGGGTGATAAAGGCCCCCTGGCAACATTGGCCATGGAGTTGTTTCAGCAATATGGTGGGTTGCCCGGCATTTTGCAGGCACTGAAAAATGGTGGTTTAACTGAGCAGGTGGATTCCTGGGTTGGCACGGGCGCTAACCAGAATGTCAACGCGCAACAAATCGGTGCTGCATTAGGCAGCTCTGTGTTGGCCGGGCTTGCGGGTAAGTTGAATATGACATCAGATGAGCTGACTGGCAAAATTGCCGAGCATTTGCCAGATGTCGTGAATCAATTGACGCCGAATGGTGCAGTGGAAAATAATCCGGCACTGATCATGTCGCGCTTAATGGGTATGCTGAAATAA
- a CDS encoding exodeoxyribonuclease III produces the protein MRIITLNLNGIRSACNKGFLPWLANSGGDIVCLQELKAQAADMQPEMLQPPGYHGYFHYAEKKGYSGVGIYSKQPADKVIIGLGHAHIDAEGRYLECQYGNLSVVSLYLPSGSSGEERQQFKFEVMALFLPHLEQLVASGREVVICGDWNIAHQEIDLKNFKGNRKNSGFLPEERAWMTDVLGRVGWVDTYRGLYPDTTDECYTWWSNRGQAWTKNVGWRIDYQLATPALGAKVVAASVYKAERFSDHAPLTVDYAD, from the coding sequence ATGCGTATTATAACCTTGAACCTCAATGGCATACGGTCGGCCTGTAACAAAGGCTTTTTGCCATGGCTGGCCAATAGTGGCGGCGATATTGTGTGCTTGCAGGAGCTCAAAGCACAAGCAGCAGACATGCAGCCCGAGATGTTGCAGCCACCTGGTTACCACGGCTATTTTCACTATGCTGAGAAAAAAGGCTATAGCGGTGTTGGCATCTATAGCAAGCAGCCTGCGGATAAAGTCATTATCGGGCTTGGCCATGCGCATATTGATGCTGAAGGCCGTTATCTGGAGTGTCAGTACGGCAACCTGAGCGTGGTGTCTTTATATCTGCCCAGTGGTTCCAGTGGCGAAGAGCGCCAGCAATTCAAGTTTGAGGTCATGGCTTTATTTTTACCGCACCTGGAACAATTGGTCGCTTCTGGCCGTGAAGTGGTGATTTGTGGTGACTGGAATATTGCGCACCAGGAGATTGATCTCAAGAACTTTAAAGGCAATCGCAAGAACTCTGGCTTTTTGCCAGAAGAGCGCGCCTGGATGACCGACGTACTGGGGCGTGTCGGTTGGGTGGATACTTATCGTGGACTTTATCCAGATACCACCGATGAATGCTACACATGGTGGAGCAACCGCGGCCAGGCCTGGACCAAAAATGTAGGTTGGCGCATTGACTATCAACTGGCAACGCCAGCCTTAGGGGCGAAAGTAGTGGCAGCCAGTGTCTACAAAGC
- a CDS encoding hydroxymethylpyrimidine/phosphomethylpyrimidine kinase has translation MANTPPTVLTFAATDPSSGAGVQADIMALSSIGCYPLSVITGITVQDTVGVESVMPLDADWINDQARAILEDVSVNAFKLGLLGSVENVAVIAEIVADYPDVPLIIDPILASGRGDELSNEEMQAAMCELLFPQATLITPNSLEARRLAYYDEGDEVKHSSLEECALRLLSMGSEYVMITGTHERSLDVVNSLYGVQNELPGLIKDYHWERLPGSYHGSGCTLTSAITACLAHGLTMEEAVHEAQEFTWQTLRYAFRPGMGQFIPDRFFWARESDVQEKASELQH, from the coding sequence ATGGCTAATACTCCTCCCACCGTTTTAACGTTTGCAGCAACCGACCCGAGTAGTGGCGCCGGTGTGCAGGCTGACATCATGGCATTGTCCAGTATTGGTTGTTACCCGCTGTCGGTAATTACTGGTATCACGGTGCAAGATACGGTAGGCGTTGAAAGTGTGATGCCGCTAGATGCGGACTGGATTAATGACCAGGCCCGTGCGATTCTCGAAGATGTGTCTGTGAATGCCTTTAAATTAGGCTTGTTGGGCAGTGTGGAAAACGTGGCAGTGATTGCCGAAATCGTCGCCGATTACCCAGATGTGCCGTTGATCATAGACCCGATTCTGGCTTCTGGTCGAGGCGATGAACTCTCTAATGAAGAAATGCAGGCCGCCATGTGCGAGCTTCTGTTTCCGCAGGCAACCCTGATTACACCGAATAGCCTGGAGGCACGTCGTCTGGCTTATTACGATGAGGGTGATGAGGTAAAACACAGCTCGCTCGAAGAGTGCGCGTTGCGTTTGTTGAGCATGGGTAGCGAGTATGTGATGATTACCGGCACACACGAGCGCTCGCTGGATGTCGTTAACAGTTTATATGGTGTGCAAAACGAGCTGCCGGGGCTGATTAAAGATTATCACTGGGAGCGTCTGCCAGGTAGTTATCATGGTTCTGGTTGTACCTTGACCAGTGCGATTACCGCCTGCTTGGCACATGGCTTGACCATGGAAGAAGCCGTGCATGAAGCGCAGGAATTTACCTGGCAAACATTGCGCTATGCGTTCCGTCCTGGCATGGGGCAGTTTATCCCTGACCGGTTTTTTTGGGCGCGTGAATCTGACGTGCAGGAAAAAGCGAGTGAACTTCAGCATTAG
- a CDS encoding transglycosylase domain-containing protein — protein MLKVWCKRLVITVLLACLLAGLGVAAWIWQPYDKTAWRVKLPLGSGVQVRVLPMLMLATSPAGRWLLDKKGFSLHQGDIRLYDDDGLRVHCQHCWLEAKSVSDQPLMLDSVELWLKLDGQQLTGSLLADAAENPFKIYFDGTVNMRSLRLRWTLPTTPLASLLAPLRQYSTTIAQAKVAGVLTAEGTLRWPRQRWSAQPQLAQLQVSGLDLSKVTTALVQYDCPLLDEQKHPEKVHWLSYDKMGRWLPMATIIAEDAEFRHHPGYAITQMQQLLGKESADKAVGGSTITQQVVKYMFTNGERTWKRKIEELLYAVQLENTLDKTQILNLYLNTVDLGPSLCGAHAAANYYFGLTPMQLNPTQAAWLAGIIRNPHRAWKQQFVAQQPDMRRAESILHYMPESARKQPGSLNFRAPAAK, from the coding sequence ATGCTAAAAGTGTGGTGCAAACGCCTGGTTATAACCGTATTACTAGCCTGCTTGCTGGCAGGCCTCGGTGTGGCTGCCTGGATCTGGCAACCTTATGACAAAACCGCCTGGCGCGTAAAGTTGCCGCTAGGCAGTGGTGTGCAGGTGCGTGTGTTACCTATGCTGATGTTGGCCACCTCTCCGGCTGGCCGCTGGTTGCTGGATAAAAAAGGCTTTAGTCTGCACCAGGGCGATATCCGTTTATACGATGATGATGGCTTGCGCGTGCATTGCCAGCACTGCTGGCTGGAGGCTAAATCGGTTAGTGACCAGCCGCTTATGCTGGACTCGGTTGAACTGTGGTTAAAGCTCGATGGCCAGCAATTAACTGGCTCTTTGCTGGCAGATGCGGCGGAAAATCCGTTCAAGATTTATTTTGATGGCACGGTCAACATGCGTAGCTTGCGATTACGCTGGACCTTGCCTACCACGCCGCTGGCAAGCTTGTTAGCGCCTTTGCGCCAGTATTCGACCACAATTGCACAAGCTAAGGTGGCAGGTGTGCTAACCGCCGAGGGCACGCTGCGCTGGCCCAGGCAGCGCTGGAGTGCGCAACCGCAGCTGGCGCAATTACAGGTCAGCGGCCTTGACTTAAGCAAAGTGACGACGGCGTTGGTGCAATACGATTGCCCGCTGCTAGATGAACAAAAGCACCCGGAAAAAGTGCATTGGCTAAGCTACGATAAAATGGGCCGCTGGTTGCCCATGGCGACCATTATTGCTGAAGATGCCGAGTTCAGGCACCACCCCGGGTATGCCATCACACAAATGCAGCAGTTGCTCGGCAAAGAGAGCGCCGACAAAGCGGTGGGTGGCAGCACCATTACCCAGCAAGTGGTCAAATATATGTTCACCAATGGTGAGCGTACCTGGAAGCGAAAAATAGAAGAATTGCTCTATGCAGTGCAACTGGAAAACACCCTAGATAAAACACAAATTCTTAACCTGTATTTGAATACGGTCGATTTGGGCCCCAGTTTGTGTGGGGCACACGCTGCGGCAAACTATTATTTTGGTTTAACGCCGATGCAACTGAATCCGACGCAGGCCGCCTGGCTGGCCGGGATTATCCGTAACCCGCATCGCGCCTGGAAGCAGCAGTTTGTGGCGCAGCAGCCAGATATGCGGCGTGCTGAAAGCATTTTGCACTATATGCCGGAAAGTGCACGCAAGCAGCCGGGTAGCCTGAATTTTCGTGCGCCAGCAGCCAAATAA
- a CDS encoding ferredoxin, with product MTVSHFQYHVFFCLNQRENGEDCCMNRGAEAVFDYMKKKVKQQGLAGAGKVRINRAGCLDRCAEGPVMVVYPDAVWYTFVDESDIDDIIESHLQQGKVVERLLV from the coding sequence ATGACCGTTAGTCACTTTCAATATCACGTCTTTTTTTGTCTTAACCAACGCGAAAATGGTGAAGACTGCTGCATGAACAGAGGCGCCGAGGCCGTGTTTGACTACATGAAAAAGAAAGTCAAACAACAGGGCCTGGCCGGTGCAGGCAAGGTACGCATCAATCGTGCCGGTTGTCTTGATCGCTGCGCCGAGGGGCCGGTGATGGTGGTGTACCCGGATGCCGTGTGGTACACCTTTGTCGATGAAAGCGACATTGATGACATTATTGAAAGCCACCTGCAACAAGGCAAGGTGGTGGAGCGCTTGCTGGTTTAA
- a CDS encoding energy transducer TonB — protein MGFRNGLSQRSPLVWALWFSLLAHAVVLTLHFQPELKAFKDQIPSLQVMLVNSKTRSAPQKADALAQANLDRGGNTDEKRTMKSPLPSVQQIQAAMPHAAQATLPSATTAASPQETELVREKQRVAQLEQEAQALLTQLKASQAVTSLQTPPLSQPHPATRQQPPSQHVLVQAQPQTAAMQEMAKLEALIAKQQEEYEMRPKRQFVGARTREYRFANYVEQWRQKIERVGNLNYPQTAMTQKLYGKLQMTVSVKADGSIESIRIHQSSGHRILDESARRIVQLAAPFPVFSEDIRQDTDVLSITRTWTFSRDAQLSTE, from the coding sequence ATGGGTTTTCGCAATGGCTTGAGTCAACGTTCACCGCTGGTATGGGCGTTATGGTTTTCGCTACTGGCGCATGCGGTGGTGTTGACGCTACATTTTCAACCTGAACTCAAAGCGTTTAAAGACCAGATTCCTTCATTGCAGGTGATGCTGGTCAACAGCAAAACGCGCAGTGCCCCCCAAAAAGCGGATGCGCTGGCGCAAGCCAATCTTGATCGTGGTGGCAATACCGACGAAAAGCGGACCATGAAAAGCCCGTTGCCTAGCGTGCAACAAATACAGGCTGCTATGCCGCACGCGGCCCAGGCCACGCTACCATCGGCAACCACTGCCGCCAGCCCACAAGAGACGGAGCTCGTGCGCGAAAAACAGCGTGTGGCCCAACTGGAGCAAGAGGCGCAAGCGCTGTTAACACAGTTAAAAGCCAGCCAGGCGGTGACCAGTTTGCAGACGCCGCCGTTGTCACAGCCGCATCCGGCCACCAGGCAGCAACCACCCTCCCAGCATGTGCTGGTGCAAGCGCAGCCGCAAACGGCGGCCATGCAAGAGATGGCCAAACTGGAAGCCCTGATCGCCAAGCAGCAAGAAGAGTACGAGATGCGGCCCAAGCGCCAGTTTGTTGGCGCACGTACCAGAGAGTACCGGTTTGCCAATTATGTTGAGCAATGGCGACAGAAAATTGAGCGGGTTGGTAACCTTAATTATCCGCAAACGGCCATGACACAAAAGCTTTATGGCAAATTGCAAATGACCGTTTCAGTCAAAGCCGATGGTAGTATAGAGAGTATCCGTATCCATCAAAGCTCCGGCCACCGGATATTAGATGAATCTGCACGCCGCATTGTCCAGCTGGCTGCCCCGTTTCCGGTTTTTTCGGAAGATATTCGCCAGGATACCGACGTACTGAGCATTACGCGTACCTGGACTTTTAGCAGAGATGCCCAACTCTCCACCGAATAA
- the thiE gene encoding thiamine phosphate synthase, with protein sequence MNFSISGLYLVTPDCDDTGLLCAQVTQALQGGVALVQYRHKTASDALRLEQATALLAICRQANVPLLMNDHVALAAALDADGVHVGQHDSAISAARAVLGKQKIIGASCYNRFELAEQAQAAGADYVAFGACYSSSTKPDAPRATSALFTQAKQLLSVPVVGIGGITLDNARPLIEAGADALAVITDIFQAADIAAHCRQYQPLFAKN encoded by the coding sequence GTGAACTTCAGCATTAGCGGGTTATATCTGGTCACGCCAGATTGTGATGACACCGGATTACTTTGTGCCCAAGTGACACAGGCCTTGCAAGGCGGTGTTGCGTTAGTGCAATACCGCCACAAAACTGCCAGTGATGCTTTGCGTTTAGAGCAGGCAACTGCCCTGCTCGCTATTTGTCGCCAGGCCAATGTGCCTTTGCTGATGAATGACCATGTGGCGCTGGCCGCGGCACTGGATGCTGACGGTGTGCATGTTGGTCAGCACGACAGTGCCATCAGTGCAGCACGGGCGGTGCTGGGTAAACAGAAAATCATCGGTGCCTCTTGCTATAACCGCTTTGAATTGGCCGAGCAGGCGCAGGCAGCAGGCGCTGATTACGTGGCCTTTGGTGCTTGTTACTCTTCTTCTACCAAGCCTGACGCGCCCAGAGCGACATCTGCCTTGTTCACACAAGCCAAGCAGTTATTATCGGTGCCAGTGGTTGGCATTGGCGGCATTACCTTAGATAACGCCCGCCCGCTGATTGAAGCAGGTGCCGATGCGCTGGCAGTGATTACCGATATTTTCCAGGCTGCGGATATTGCTGCGCATTGCCGCCAGTATCAGCCTTTATTTGCAAAAAATTGA
- the mpl gene encoding UDP-N-acetylmuramate:L-alanyl-gamma-D-glutamyl-meso-diaminopimelate ligase — protein MHIHILGICGTFMGGIAVLAKAAGHRVTGCDANVYPPMSTQLEAQGIELVEGFDPAQTSLNPDIYVIGNVVTRGNPLMEEILNQGLPYISGPQWLAENVLQGKWVLAVAGTHGKTTTSSMLAWVLEYAGLAPGFLIGGVPENFGVSARLPQTPKQDPASVSPFFVIEADEYDTAFFDKRSKFVHYRPRTAVLNNLEFDHADIFEDLAAIEKQFHHLVRTVPQQGLVVANQQDSLDRVIARGCWSGLERIDTATGWQVQNVDAQGRFDVYLNGERQGNVSWELLGEHNRSNALAVIAAARHVGVAPCVAIEALSEFKNVKRRMEVKGVINEVTVYDDFAHHPTAIATTVAGLRAKVGAARILAVLEPRSNTMKLGVMKDALPDSLRDADAVFCYANNLGWDAAAALAPIQHKAQTFDDLGQLVAAVTAVATPGDHVLVMSNGGFGGVHQKLLQALQG, from the coding sequence ATGCATATTCACATCCTTGGTATTTGTGGCACTTTTATGGGCGGCATTGCCGTACTGGCCAAAGCGGCCGGGCATCGTGTCACCGGGTGTGATGCCAATGTTTACCCCCCTATGAGCACGCAGCTTGAAGCGCAAGGTATCGAGCTGGTTGAGGGGTTTGACCCCGCGCAAACTAGCCTTAACCCCGATATTTATGTGATTGGTAACGTGGTCACACGCGGTAATCCTCTGATGGAAGAAATCCTCAACCAGGGCTTGCCGTATATTTCTGGCCCGCAGTGGCTGGCCGAAAACGTGTTGCAAGGTAAGTGGGTATTGGCTGTCGCGGGTACGCATGGCAAGACGACCACTTCTTCCATGCTGGCCTGGGTGCTCGAATATGCAGGCTTGGCGCCTGGTTTCCTCATCGGCGGTGTGCCGGAAAACTTTGGTGTCTCTGCCCGTTTACCACAAACACCTAAACAAGACCCAGCATCGGTTTCACCATTTTTTGTGATTGAGGCCGACGAATACGATACCGCTTTTTTTGATAAACGCTCAAAATTCGTGCACTACCGCCCACGCACGGCGGTGCTGAATAACCTGGAGTTTGACCACGCCGATATTTTTGAAGACCTGGCGGCGATCGAGAAACAATTTCATCACCTGGTGCGCACCGTGCCGCAACAAGGTCTGGTGGTTGCTAACCAGCAGGACAGCCTGGACCGCGTGATTGCACGTGGCTGCTGGAGTGGCCTGGAGCGCATAGACACTGCCACTGGCTGGCAAGTGCAAAACGTTGATGCCCAAGGCCGTTTTGATGTCTACTTAAATGGTGAGCGCCAGGGCAATGTGAGCTGGGAGTTGCTTGGTGAGCATAACCGTAGCAATGCGCTGGCAGTGATTGCTGCTGCGCGTCATGTCGGTGTCGCGCCCTGTGTCGCGATTGAAGCATTGAGCGAGTTTAAAAATGTGAAGCGGCGCATGGAGGTCAAAGGCGTTATCAACGAGGTGACGGTGTATGATGATTTTGCCCATCACCCGACGGCGATTGCTACCACAGTAGCTGGCTTGCGTGCCAAAGTGGGCGCGGCCAGAATTTTGGCCGTGCTGGAGCCGCGCTCTAACACCATGAAGCTGGGCGTGATGAAAGACGCCCTGCCCGACAGTCTGCGTGATGCCGATGCGGTGTTCTGTTATGCCAATAACCTGGGTTGGGATGCGGCGGCGGCATTAGCCCCCATCCAGCACAAAGCGCAAACGTTTGATGATTTGGGCCAGTTGGTAGCTGCCGTCACCGCCGTGGCAACACCGGGCGATCATGTGCTGGTGATGAGTAATGGTGGTTTTGGTGGTGTGCACCAAAAACTGTTGCAGGCCTTGCAGGGATAA
- a CDS encoding pseudouridine synthase yields MSTLKLNKSPAAADQKREKTVRQRSPELRDRTKAPVVKKQLSAEIQPEANPQTQTPRKDKTFKDKAPRKPAGKPAYAGGRSSASTSGRGEKPRDNARPFTEKTFTRPASRPVQAAPDSDLQPRLSKVMADRGLCSRREADDWIVNGWVKVNGDIIETLGTRIEPDAEIVISAYAKEHQAETVTILLHKPVGYVSGQAEDGYEPAVVLFNPDNQWSEDSSGIDFKRGHLRGLAPAGRLDIDSTGLLVLTQDGRVARKLIGDDSNVEKEYLVRVEGQLSNNGLALLNHGLSLDGVTLRPAKVSWQNEEQLRFVLREGRKRQIRRMCELVGLHVVGLKRIRIGSINLGKLPPGQWRYLGEHERF; encoded by the coding sequence TTGTCTACGCTCAAACTCAATAAATCCCCCGCTGCTGCTGATCAAAAACGCGAGAAAACGGTCAGACAGAGGTCACCAGAGCTGCGTGATCGTACTAAAGCCCCTGTTGTTAAAAAACAACTGAGTGCAGAGATACAGCCAGAGGCTAACCCGCAAACCCAAACGCCGCGTAAGGATAAAACCTTTAAAGATAAAGCCCCGCGTAAACCTGCAGGTAAGCCAGCCTATGCAGGTGGACGTTCATCTGCATCTACGTCTGGCCGTGGTGAAAAACCGCGCGACAACGCCCGCCCGTTTACTGAAAAAACGTTTACCCGCCCAGCAAGCAGGCCAGTACAGGCCGCGCCAGACAGCGACTTGCAACCACGTTTATCTAAAGTGATGGCAGACCGTGGCCTGTGTTCACGCCGTGAAGCGGACGACTGGATCGTCAATGGCTGGGTTAAGGTCAATGGTGACATTATCGAAACATTAGGCACACGCATTGAACCGGATGCCGAGATCGTGATTAGCGCTTATGCCAAAGAGCATCAGGCAGAAACCGTGACCATTCTGTTGCACAAGCCGGTTGGTTACGTCAGCGGTCAGGCCGAAGATGGCTATGAGCCTGCCGTTGTGTTATTTAATCCTGACAATCAATGGTCAGAAGATAGCAGTGGCATTGATTTCAAGCGTGGCCATTTACGAGGCCTGGCCCCGGCAGGCAGGTTGGATATTGATTCCACCGGTTTACTGGTACTCACGCAAGATGGCCGGGTTGCACGCAAGCTGATTGGCGATGACTCCAATGTAGAAAAAGAATATCTGGTGCGTGTAGAAGGCCAGCTGAGCAATAATGGCCTGGCGTTATTAAATCATGGCCTGAGCCTTGACGGCGTCACACTCAGACCTGCCAAGGTCTCCTGGCAAAATGAAGAACAATTGCGCTTTGTGTTACGTGAAGGCCGTAAACGGCAGATTCGACGTATGTGTGAGCTGGTAGGTTTACACGTTGTTGGGTTAAAGCGGATTCGGATTGGTAGTATCAACTTAGGTAAGTTGCCACCGGGGCAATGGCGGTATTTGGGAGAGCATGAGCGGTTTTGA